Proteins co-encoded in one Pogoniulus pusillus isolate bPogPus1 chromosome 15, bPogPus1.pri, whole genome shotgun sequence genomic window:
- the MCM5 gene encoding DNA replication licensing factor MCM5 — MSGFDDPGIYYSDSFGGDTQVDEGQVRKSQLQKRFKEFLRQYRVGTDRTGFTFKYRDELKRHYNRSQYWVEVEMEDLASFDEDLADYLYKQPAEHLQLLEEAAKEVADEVTRPRPSGEETLQDIQVMLRSDANAANIRSLKSDQMSHLVKIPGIVIAATPVRAKATRIAIQCRSCRNTINNIAVRPGLEGYALPRKCNTEQAGRPRCPLDPYFIIPDKCKCVDFQILKLQESPDAVPHGEMPRHLQLYCDRYLCDKVVPGNRVTIMGIYSIKKSAQSKTRRRDNVGVGIRSAYIRVVGIQVDMEGSGHSFAGSVTPQEEEELRRLAAMPNIYEIISKSIAPSIYGSTDIKKAIACLLFGGSRKRLPDGLTRRGDINLLMLGDPGTAKSQLLKFVEKCSPIGVYTSGKGSSAAGLTASVIRDPSSRSFFMEGGAMVLADGGVVCIDEFDKMREDDRVAIHEAMEQQTISIAKAGITTTLNSRCSVLAAANSVFGRWDETKGEENIDFMPTILSRFDMIFIVKDEHNEERDMTLAKHVMSLHVSALTQTQAVEGEIELNKLKKLISFCRTKCGPRLSAAAAEKLKNRYILMRSGTRQHEQESDHRSSIPITVRQLEAIVRIAESLGKMRLQPFATEADVEEALRLFQVSTLDAAMSGNLSGAEGFTTQEDQEMLSRIEKQLKRRFAIGSQVSEHSIVQDFIRQKYPEHAIYKVLQLMMRRGEIQHRMQRKVLYRIK, encoded by the exons ATGTCCGGCTTTGACGACCCCGGCATTTACTACAGCGACAGTTTTGGAGGCGATACACAGGTGGACGAAGGACAGGTTCGGAAGTCACAGCTGCAGAAGCGGTTCAAGGAGTTTCTGCGACAGTACCGAGTTGGCACGGACCGGACGGGCTTCACCTTCAAATACAG GGATGAGCTTAAACGGCATTATAATCGAAGTCAGTACTGGGTGGAGGTGGAGATGGAAGACTTGGCCAGCTTTGATGAAGATCTTGCTGACTATCTGTACAAGCAACCAGCAGAACACCTGCAGCTG TtggaagaagcagcaaaagaagtcgCAGATGAGGTCACCCGACCTCGTCCTTCAGGGGAAGAAACTCTGCAGGACATCCAGGTGATGCTGAGATCAGATGCCAATGCAGCCAACATCCGCAGCCTGAAG TCTGACCAGATGTCCCACCTTGTGAAGATCCCTGGGATTGTAATTGCAGCAACCCCAGTGAGAGCCAAAGCCACCAGAATAGCCATCCAGTGCCGCAGCTGCCGTAACACCATCAACAACATTGCCGTGCGCCCGGGCCTGGAGGGTTATGCTCTCCCCAGGAAGTGCAACAC AGAACAAGCTGGCCGCCCAAGATGCCCACTGGACCCCTATTTCATCATACCAGATAAGTGCAAGTGTGTGGACTTCCAGATCCTGAAGCTGCAGGAGTCTCCAGATGCTGTACCACATGGGGAAATGCCTCGACACTTGCAGCTGTACTGCGACAGGTAC CTGTGTGACAAAGTTGTCCCAGGGAACAGAGTAACTATCATGGGCATCTATTCCATCAAGAAGTCCGCCCAGAGCAAGACCAGAAGACGTGACAATGTGGGCGTGGGTATCCGAAGTGCTTATATCCGTGTGGTGGGAATTCAGGTGGATATGGAGGGCTCAG GACACAGCTTTGCTGGCTCAGTGACCcctcaagaagaggaggaacttCGTCGCCTTGCTGCCATGCCCAACATCTATGAGATCATCTCCAAGAGCATTGCACCCTCCATTTATGGCAGCACTGACATCAAGAAGGCCATTGCCTGCCTCTTATTTGGAGGCTCACGCAAGAG GCTTCCAGACGGGCTGACCCGCAGAGGAGACATCAACTTACTCATGCTGGGTGACCCTGGCACGGCCAAATCCCAGCTGCTGAAGTTTGTTGAGAAGTGTTCACCCATTGGG GTGTACACTTCAGggaaaggcagcagtgctgctggcttgaCAGCTTCGGTGATCCGCGACCCTTCCTCCAGGAGTTTCTTCATGGAGGGAGGAGCCATGGTGCTGGCAGATGGGGGAGTGGTGTGCATTGATGAGTTCGACAAG ATGCGAGAGGATGACCGTGTGGCCATTCACGAGGCCATGGAGCAGCAGACCATCTCCATTGCTAAG gcaggaatCACAACTACACTCAATTCTCGttgctctgtgctggcagctgccaactCTGTCTTCGGGCGCTGGGATGAGACCAAGGGCGAGGAGAACATTGATTTTATGCCCACCATCCTGTCCCGATTTGACATGATCTTCATTGTCAAAGATGAGCACAACGAGGAGCGAGACATG ACGCTGGCCAAGCACGTGATGTCCTTACATGTGAGTGCCTTGACGCAAACCCAGGCTGTGGAAGGCGAGATTGAGTTGAACAAGCTGAAGAAGCTCATCTCCTTCTGTCGGAC GAAGTGTGGCCCTCGGCTgtcggcagcagcagcagagaagctgaagaaCCGCTACATACTGATGCGGAGCGGCACTCGCCAGCATGAGCAGGAGAGCGACCACCGCTCCAGCATCCCCATCACTGTCCG gcagctggaggCCATCGTGCGTATTGCCGAGTCCCTAGGGAAGATGAGGCTTCAGCCCTTTGCCACTGAGGCAGATGTTGAGGAGGCCTTGCGACTCTTCCAGGTGTCCACACTTGATGCAGCCATGTCAGGCAACCTTTCAG GGGCAGAAGGCTTCACTACACAGGAGGACCAGGAGATGCTGTCCCGcattgagaagcagctgaagcgcCGCTTTGCCATCGGCTCTCAGGTGTCGGAGCACAGCATCGTCCAGGACTTCATTCGGCAG AAATACCCAGAACATGCCATCTACaaggtgctgcagctgatgATGCGGCGAGGGGAGATCCAGCACCGCATGCAACGCAAAGTCCTCTACCGCATCAAGTGA